From a single Populus trichocarpa isolate Nisqually-1 chromosome 17, P.trichocarpa_v4.1, whole genome shotgun sequence genomic region:
- the LOC18106646 gene encoding transcription repressor MYB6, with amino-acid sequence MRKPCCDKQGNNKGAWSVQEDQKLIDYIKTHGEGCWRSLPMAAGLHRCGKSCRLRWINYLRPDIKRGNFGQDEEDLIIKLHALLGNRWSLIAGRLPGRTDNEVKNYWNSHLKKKLINMGIDPNNHRLNQILPRPQTEPAPVLATSTTTGSKNTITTSKPEKSSNDDSDRVSDTASCLEDDYKSLVKQQVATSGSSNINLDLTIAAPASPGHKTSFGNEQQNCNWGKTCQVESEPTSLPTLILFR; translated from the exons ATGAGAAAACCATGCTGTGATAAACAAGGAAATAACAAAGGAGCTTGGTCCGTGCAAGAAGATCAGAAGCTCattgattatattaaaactCATGGTGAAGGTTGTTGGCGATCTCTCCCTATGGCTGCAG GTTTGCACCGCTGTGGCAAAAGTTGTAGGCTAAGATGGATAAACTATCTTAGGCCAGACATAAAACGTGGTAACTTTGGCCAGGATGAAGAGGACCTCATTATCAAGCTACATGCCCTCCTTGGAAATAG GTGGTCATTGATAGCAGGAAGATTACCAGGAAGAACTGATAATGAGGTGAAGAACTATTGGAACTCCCATTTAAAGAAAAAGCTGATAAACATGGGAATAGACCCAAATAATCATCGGTTGAACCAAATTCTTCCTCGTCCTCAAACTGAGCCTGCTCCTGTTCTTGCAACATCAACTACTACGGGGTCTAAGAATACTATTACCACAAGCAAACCAGAGAAATCATCAAATGATGACAGTGATAGGGTTTCCGACACAGCCAGTTGTCTTGAAGATGATTATAAGTCTTTGGTGAAACAGCAAGTTGCTACTTCTGGTTCCTCGAACATTAATCTTGATCTCACCATTGCAGCTCCAGCTTCTCCTGGTCATAAGACCAGTTTTGGAAACGAGCAACAAAATTGCAATTGGGGCAAAACTTGCCAAGTTGAGAGCGAGCCAACATCATTGCCGACTCTAATTCTCTTTAGATGA
- the LOC18106645 gene encoding pyridoxal kinase isoform X1, translating into MLLRSCRVIPRETHRIFISRSISSRKFEMAPPILSLALPSETGRVLSIQSHTVQGYVGNKSAVFPLQLLGYDVDPVNSVQFSNHTGYPTFKGQVLNGQQLWELMEGLKANDLLYYTHLLTGMPNELLCYFIYLINEKILLLFIWISFCCYFAGYIGSVSFLNTVLEVVKKLRSINPKLTYVCDPVLGDEGKLYVPPELVEVYREKVVPVASMLTPNQFEAEQLTGFRIVSEHDGREACNKLHAAGPAKVVITSINIDGHLLLIGSHEKEKGQSPDQFKIVIPKIPAYFTGTGDLMTALLLGWSNKHPDDLAKAAELAVSSLQAVLQRTLDDYKTAGYDPQSSSLEIRLIQSQDDIRHPQIKFKAENYS; encoded by the exons ATGCTGCTTCGCTCTTGCCGTGTAATCCCTCGAGAAACTCATCGCATTTTCATTTCCAG ATCGATCAGTTCGAGAAAGTTCGAAATGGCGCCTCCGATCTTGTCCTTGGCTCTTCCTTCAGAGACCGGTCGCGTTCTCAGCATTCAATCGCATACTGTTCAG GGATATGTTGGAAATAAATCAGCTGTCTTTCCTCTCCAACTATTGGGCTATGATGTTGATCCAGTCAATTCAGTACAGTTCTCAAATCACACAG GATATCCAACCTTTAAAGGACAAGTTTTAAATGGACAGCAACTATGGGAGCTAATGGAAGGCCTCAAAGCAAATGACTTGCTGTATTATACTCATTTATTAACAGGCATGCCAAATGAATTgctgtgttattttatttatttaattaatgagaaaattcttcttctatttatttGGATTAGTTTTTGCTGTTATTTTGCAGGCTATATTGGTTCTGTTTCATTCTTGAACACCGTATTGGAAGTTGTCAAGAAGCTTCGTTCTATAAATCCAAAACTTACATATG tttgtgATCCTGTTCTGGGTGATGAAGGGAAGCTTTATGTTCCACCAGAGTTGGTTGAAGTATATCGTGAGAAG GTTGTTCCAGTGGCTTCAATGCTGACCCCTAACCAATTTGAAGCAGAACAATTGACTGGATTCAG GATTGTATCTGAACATGATGGCCGGGAAGCTTGTAACAAGCTTCATGCTGCTGGACCTGCAAAG GTTGTGATAACAAGCATCAATATAGATGGTCACCTTCTTCTTATTGGCAGtcatgaaaaggaaaag GGCCAGTCTCCTGATCAATTCAAGATTGTGATACCCAAAATTCCTGCATATTTTACA GGAACAGGGGATCTAATGACTGCGCTCCTGCTTGGATGGAGTAAT AAACACCCAGATGATCTTGCAAAGGCAGCAGAGCTCGCAGTATCAAGCTTGCAG GCAGTTCTGCAGAGGACGTTGGATGATTATAAAACAGCTGGGTATGATCCCCAGTCAAGCAGTTTGGAAATTAGATTGATCCAAAGCCAGGATGACATTCGCCACccacaaattaaatttaaagctGAAAACTACTCCTAA
- the LOC18106645 gene encoding pyridoxal kinase isoform X7, translating to MLLRSCRVIPRETHRIFISRSISSRKFEMAPPILSLALPSETGRVLSIQSHTVQGYVGNKSAVFPLQLLGYDVDPVNSVQFSNHTGYPTFKGQVLNGQQLWELMEGLKANDLLYYTHLLTGYIGSVSFLNTVLEVVKKLRSINPKLTYVCDPVLGDEGKLYVPPELVEVYREKVVPVASMLTPNQFEAEQLTGFRIVSEHDGREACNKLHAAGPAKGQSPDQFKIVIPKIPAYFTGTGDLMTALLLGWSNKHPDDLAKAAELAVSSLQAVLQRTLDDYKTAGYDPQSSSLEIRLIQSQDDIRHPQIKFKAENYS from the exons ATGCTGCTTCGCTCTTGCCGTGTAATCCCTCGAGAAACTCATCGCATTTTCATTTCCAG ATCGATCAGTTCGAGAAAGTTCGAAATGGCGCCTCCGATCTTGTCCTTGGCTCTTCCTTCAGAGACCGGTCGCGTTCTCAGCATTCAATCGCATACTGTTCAG GGATATGTTGGAAATAAATCAGCTGTCTTTCCTCTCCAACTATTGGGCTATGATGTTGATCCAGTCAATTCAGTACAGTTCTCAAATCACACAG GATATCCAACCTTTAAAGGACAAGTTTTAAATGGACAGCAACTATGGGAGCTAATGGAAGGCCTCAAAGCAAATGACTTGCTGTATTATACTCATTTATTAACAG GCTATATTGGTTCTGTTTCATTCTTGAACACCGTATTGGAAGTTGTCAAGAAGCTTCGTTCTATAAATCCAAAACTTACATATG tttgtgATCCTGTTCTGGGTGATGAAGGGAAGCTTTATGTTCCACCAGAGTTGGTTGAAGTATATCGTGAGAAG GTTGTTCCAGTGGCTTCAATGCTGACCCCTAACCAATTTGAAGCAGAACAATTGACTGGATTCAG GATTGTATCTGAACATGATGGCCGGGAAGCTTGTAACAAGCTTCATGCTGCTGGACCTGCAAAG GGCCAGTCTCCTGATCAATTCAAGATTGTGATACCCAAAATTCCTGCATATTTTACA GGAACAGGGGATCTAATGACTGCGCTCCTGCTTGGATGGAGTAAT AAACACCCAGATGATCTTGCAAAGGCAGCAGAGCTCGCAGTATCAAGCTTGCAG GCAGTTCTGCAGAGGACGTTGGATGATTATAAAACAGCTGGGTATGATCCCCAGTCAAGCAGTTTGGAAATTAGATTGATCCAAAGCCAGGATGACATTCGCCACccacaaattaaatttaaagctGAAAACTACTCCTAA
- the LOC18106645 gene encoding pyridoxal kinase isoform X3: MLLRSCRVIPRETHRIFISRSISSRKFEMAPPILSLALPSETGRVLSIQSHTVQGYVGNKSAVFPLQLLGYDVDPVNSVQFSNHTGKLLILLHSISLRYTVRCLSICIIQAWSPSQITGYIGSVSFLNTVLEVVKKLRSINPKLTYVCDPVLGDEGKLYVPPELVEVYREKVVPVASMLTPNQFEAEQLTGFRIVSEHDGREACNKLHAAGPAKVVITSINIDGHLLLIGSHEKEKGQSPDQFKIVIPKIPAYFTMNIGSVVRCATTFKGTGDLMTALLLGWSNKHPDDLAKAAELAVSSLQAVLQRTLDDYKTAGYDPQSSSLEIRLIQSQDDIRHPQIKFKAENYS, encoded by the exons ATGCTGCTTCGCTCTTGCCGTGTAATCCCTCGAGAAACTCATCGCATTTTCATTTCCAG ATCGATCAGTTCGAGAAAGTTCGAAATGGCGCCTCCGATCTTGTCCTTGGCTCTTCCTTCAGAGACCGGTCGCGTTCTCAGCATTCAATCGCATACTGTTCAG GGATATGTTGGAAATAAATCAGCTGTCTTTCCTCTCCAACTATTGGGCTATGATGTTGATCCAGTCAATTCAGTACAGTTCTCAAATCACACAGGCAAGCTGCTTATACTACTTCACTCAATCAGTCTCAGATATACGGTGCGATGCTTGTCAATCTGTATAATTCAGGCATGGTCCCCTAGCCAAATTACAG GCTATATTGGTTCTGTTTCATTCTTGAACACCGTATTGGAAGTTGTCAAGAAGCTTCGTTCTATAAATCCAAAACTTACATATG tttgtgATCCTGTTCTGGGTGATGAAGGGAAGCTTTATGTTCCACCAGAGTTGGTTGAAGTATATCGTGAGAAG GTTGTTCCAGTGGCTTCAATGCTGACCCCTAACCAATTTGAAGCAGAACAATTGACTGGATTCAG GATTGTATCTGAACATGATGGCCGGGAAGCTTGTAACAAGCTTCATGCTGCTGGACCTGCAAAG GTTGTGATAACAAGCATCAATATAGATGGTCACCTTCTTCTTATTGGCAGtcatgaaaaggaaaag GGCCAGTCTCCTGATCAATTCAAGATTGTGATACCCAAAATTCCTGCATATTTTACA ATGAATATTGGAAGCGTGGTAAGATGTGCAACCACATTCAAG GGAACAGGGGATCTAATGACTGCGCTCCTGCTTGGATGGAGTAAT AAACACCCAGATGATCTTGCAAAGGCAGCAGAGCTCGCAGTATCAAGCTTGCAG GCAGTTCTGCAGAGGACGTTGGATGATTATAAAACAGCTGGGTATGATCCCCAGTCAAGCAGTTTGGAAATTAGATTGATCCAAAGCCAGGATGACATTCGCCACccacaaattaaatttaaagctGAAAACTACTCCTAA
- the LOC18106645 gene encoding pyridoxal kinase isoform X5: MLLRSCRVIPRETHRIFISRSISSRKFEMAPPILSLALPSETGRVLSIQSHTVQGYVGNKSAVFPLQLLGYDVDPVNSVQFSNHTGYPTFKGQVLNGQQLWELMEGLKANDLLYYTHLLTGYIGSVSFLNTVLEVVKKLRSINPKLTYVCDPVLGDEGKLYVPPELVEVYREKVVPVASMLTPNQFEAEQLTGFRIVSEHDGREACNKLHAAGPAKGQSPDQFKIVIPKIPAYFTMNIGSVVRCATTFKGTGDLMTALLLGWSNKHPDDLAKAAELAVSSLQAVLQRTLDDYKTAGYDPQSSSLEIRLIQSQDDIRHPQIKFKAENYS; the protein is encoded by the exons ATGCTGCTTCGCTCTTGCCGTGTAATCCCTCGAGAAACTCATCGCATTTTCATTTCCAG ATCGATCAGTTCGAGAAAGTTCGAAATGGCGCCTCCGATCTTGTCCTTGGCTCTTCCTTCAGAGACCGGTCGCGTTCTCAGCATTCAATCGCATACTGTTCAG GGATATGTTGGAAATAAATCAGCTGTCTTTCCTCTCCAACTATTGGGCTATGATGTTGATCCAGTCAATTCAGTACAGTTCTCAAATCACACAG GATATCCAACCTTTAAAGGACAAGTTTTAAATGGACAGCAACTATGGGAGCTAATGGAAGGCCTCAAAGCAAATGACTTGCTGTATTATACTCATTTATTAACAG GCTATATTGGTTCTGTTTCATTCTTGAACACCGTATTGGAAGTTGTCAAGAAGCTTCGTTCTATAAATCCAAAACTTACATATG tttgtgATCCTGTTCTGGGTGATGAAGGGAAGCTTTATGTTCCACCAGAGTTGGTTGAAGTATATCGTGAGAAG GTTGTTCCAGTGGCTTCAATGCTGACCCCTAACCAATTTGAAGCAGAACAATTGACTGGATTCAG GATTGTATCTGAACATGATGGCCGGGAAGCTTGTAACAAGCTTCATGCTGCTGGACCTGCAAAG GGCCAGTCTCCTGATCAATTCAAGATTGTGATACCCAAAATTCCTGCATATTTTACA ATGAATATTGGAAGCGTGGTAAGATGTGCAACCACATTCAAG GGAACAGGGGATCTAATGACTGCGCTCCTGCTTGGATGGAGTAAT AAACACCCAGATGATCTTGCAAAGGCAGCAGAGCTCGCAGTATCAAGCTTGCAG GCAGTTCTGCAGAGGACGTTGGATGATTATAAAACAGCTGGGTATGATCCCCAGTCAAGCAGTTTGGAAATTAGATTGATCCAAAGCCAGGATGACATTCGCCACccacaaattaaatttaaagctGAAAACTACTCCTAA
- the LOC18106645 gene encoding pyridoxal kinase isoform X2 yields the protein MLLRSCRVIPRETHRIFISRSISSRKFEMAPPILSLALPSETGRVLSIQSHTVQGYVGNKSAVFPLQLLGYDVDPVNSVQFSNHTGYPTFKGQVLNGQQLWELMEGLKANDLLYYTHLLTGYIGSVSFLNTVLEVVKKLRSINPKLTYVCDPVLGDEGKLYVPPELVEVYREKVVPVASMLTPNQFEAEQLTGFRIVSEHDGREACNKLHAAGPAKVVITSINIDGHLLLIGSHEKEKGQSPDQFKIVIPKIPAYFTMNIGSVVRCATTFKGTGDLMTALLLGWSNKHPDDLAKAAELAVSSLQAVLQRTLDDYKTAGYDPQSSSLEIRLIQSQDDIRHPQIKFKAENYS from the exons ATGCTGCTTCGCTCTTGCCGTGTAATCCCTCGAGAAACTCATCGCATTTTCATTTCCAG ATCGATCAGTTCGAGAAAGTTCGAAATGGCGCCTCCGATCTTGTCCTTGGCTCTTCCTTCAGAGACCGGTCGCGTTCTCAGCATTCAATCGCATACTGTTCAG GGATATGTTGGAAATAAATCAGCTGTCTTTCCTCTCCAACTATTGGGCTATGATGTTGATCCAGTCAATTCAGTACAGTTCTCAAATCACACAG GATATCCAACCTTTAAAGGACAAGTTTTAAATGGACAGCAACTATGGGAGCTAATGGAAGGCCTCAAAGCAAATGACTTGCTGTATTATACTCATTTATTAACAG GCTATATTGGTTCTGTTTCATTCTTGAACACCGTATTGGAAGTTGTCAAGAAGCTTCGTTCTATAAATCCAAAACTTACATATG tttgtgATCCTGTTCTGGGTGATGAAGGGAAGCTTTATGTTCCACCAGAGTTGGTTGAAGTATATCGTGAGAAG GTTGTTCCAGTGGCTTCAATGCTGACCCCTAACCAATTTGAAGCAGAACAATTGACTGGATTCAG GATTGTATCTGAACATGATGGCCGGGAAGCTTGTAACAAGCTTCATGCTGCTGGACCTGCAAAG GTTGTGATAACAAGCATCAATATAGATGGTCACCTTCTTCTTATTGGCAGtcatgaaaaggaaaag GGCCAGTCTCCTGATCAATTCAAGATTGTGATACCCAAAATTCCTGCATATTTTACA ATGAATATTGGAAGCGTGGTAAGATGTGCAACCACATTCAAG GGAACAGGGGATCTAATGACTGCGCTCCTGCTTGGATGGAGTAAT AAACACCCAGATGATCTTGCAAAGGCAGCAGAGCTCGCAGTATCAAGCTTGCAG GCAGTTCTGCAGAGGACGTTGGATGATTATAAAACAGCTGGGTATGATCCCCAGTCAAGCAGTTTGGAAATTAGATTGATCCAAAGCCAGGATGACATTCGCCACccacaaattaaatttaaagctGAAAACTACTCCTAA
- the LOC18106645 gene encoding pyridoxal kinase isoform X4 has translation MLLRSCRVIPRETHRIFISRSISSRKFEMAPPILSLALPSETGRVLSIQSHTVQGYVGNKSAVFPLQLLGYDVDPVNSVQFSNHTGYPTFKGQVLNGQQLWELMEGLKANDLLYYTHLLTGYIGSVSFLNTVLEVVKKLRSINPKLTYVCDPVLGDEGKLYVPPELVEVYREKVVPVASMLTPNQFEAEQLTGFRIVSEHDGREACNKLHAAGPAKVVITSINIDGHLLLIGSHEKEKGQSPDQFKIVIPKIPAYFTGTGDLMTALLLGWSNKHPDDLAKAAELAVSSLQAVLQRTLDDYKTAGYDPQSSSLEIRLIQSQDDIRHPQIKFKAENYS, from the exons ATGCTGCTTCGCTCTTGCCGTGTAATCCCTCGAGAAACTCATCGCATTTTCATTTCCAG ATCGATCAGTTCGAGAAAGTTCGAAATGGCGCCTCCGATCTTGTCCTTGGCTCTTCCTTCAGAGACCGGTCGCGTTCTCAGCATTCAATCGCATACTGTTCAG GGATATGTTGGAAATAAATCAGCTGTCTTTCCTCTCCAACTATTGGGCTATGATGTTGATCCAGTCAATTCAGTACAGTTCTCAAATCACACAG GATATCCAACCTTTAAAGGACAAGTTTTAAATGGACAGCAACTATGGGAGCTAATGGAAGGCCTCAAAGCAAATGACTTGCTGTATTATACTCATTTATTAACAG GCTATATTGGTTCTGTTTCATTCTTGAACACCGTATTGGAAGTTGTCAAGAAGCTTCGTTCTATAAATCCAAAACTTACATATG tttgtgATCCTGTTCTGGGTGATGAAGGGAAGCTTTATGTTCCACCAGAGTTGGTTGAAGTATATCGTGAGAAG GTTGTTCCAGTGGCTTCAATGCTGACCCCTAACCAATTTGAAGCAGAACAATTGACTGGATTCAG GATTGTATCTGAACATGATGGCCGGGAAGCTTGTAACAAGCTTCATGCTGCTGGACCTGCAAAG GTTGTGATAACAAGCATCAATATAGATGGTCACCTTCTTCTTATTGGCAGtcatgaaaaggaaaag GGCCAGTCTCCTGATCAATTCAAGATTGTGATACCCAAAATTCCTGCATATTTTACA GGAACAGGGGATCTAATGACTGCGCTCCTGCTTGGATGGAGTAAT AAACACCCAGATGATCTTGCAAAGGCAGCAGAGCTCGCAGTATCAAGCTTGCAG GCAGTTCTGCAGAGGACGTTGGATGATTATAAAACAGCTGGGTATGATCCCCAGTCAAGCAGTTTGGAAATTAGATTGATCCAAAGCCAGGATGACATTCGCCACccacaaattaaatttaaagctGAAAACTACTCCTAA
- the LOC18106645 gene encoding pyridoxal kinase isoform X6, with translation MAPPILSLALPSETGRVLSIQSHTVQGYVGNKSAVFPLQLLGYDVDPVNSVQFSNHTGYPTFKGQVLNGQQLWELMEGLKANDLLYYTHLLTGYIGSVSFLNTVLEVVKKLRSINPKLTYVCDPVLGDEGKLYVPPELVEVYREKVVPVASMLTPNQFEAEQLTGFRIVSEHDGREACNKLHAAGPAKVVITSINIDGHLLLIGSHEKEKGQSPDQFKIVIPKIPAYFTMNIGSVVRCATTFKGTGDLMTALLLGWSNKHPDDLAKAAELAVSSLQAVLQRTLDDYKTAGYDPQSSSLEIRLIQSQDDIRHPQIKFKAENYS, from the exons ATGGCGCCTCCGATCTTGTCCTTGGCTCTTCCTTCAGAGACCGGTCGCGTTCTCAGCATTCAATCGCATACTGTTCAG GGATATGTTGGAAATAAATCAGCTGTCTTTCCTCTCCAACTATTGGGCTATGATGTTGATCCAGTCAATTCAGTACAGTTCTCAAATCACACAG GATATCCAACCTTTAAAGGACAAGTTTTAAATGGACAGCAACTATGGGAGCTAATGGAAGGCCTCAAAGCAAATGACTTGCTGTATTATACTCATTTATTAACAG GCTATATTGGTTCTGTTTCATTCTTGAACACCGTATTGGAAGTTGTCAAGAAGCTTCGTTCTATAAATCCAAAACTTACATATG tttgtgATCCTGTTCTGGGTGATGAAGGGAAGCTTTATGTTCCACCAGAGTTGGTTGAAGTATATCGTGAGAAG GTTGTTCCAGTGGCTTCAATGCTGACCCCTAACCAATTTGAAGCAGAACAATTGACTGGATTCAG GATTGTATCTGAACATGATGGCCGGGAAGCTTGTAACAAGCTTCATGCTGCTGGACCTGCAAAG GTTGTGATAACAAGCATCAATATAGATGGTCACCTTCTTCTTATTGGCAGtcatgaaaaggaaaag GGCCAGTCTCCTGATCAATTCAAGATTGTGATACCCAAAATTCCTGCATATTTTACA ATGAATATTGGAAGCGTGGTAAGATGTGCAACCACATTCAAG GGAACAGGGGATCTAATGACTGCGCTCCTGCTTGGATGGAGTAAT AAACACCCAGATGATCTTGCAAAGGCAGCAGAGCTCGCAGTATCAAGCTTGCAG GCAGTTCTGCAGAGGACGTTGGATGATTATAAAACAGCTGGGTATGATCCCCAGTCAAGCAGTTTGGAAATTAGATTGATCCAAAGCCAGGATGACATTCGCCACccacaaattaaatttaaagctGAAAACTACTCCTAA